One window of the Streptomyces sp. NBC_00259 genome contains the following:
- a CDS encoding aminotransferase-like domain-containing protein, with protein sequence MQDFRRLADEIAADIAAGRLRPGDRLPPQRTYARGRRIAPSTAIRVYGELVRRGLVVGEVGRGTFVRAAPAEHGASAPPGTALTEATGGAPVNLELNYPVVAGQSELMARELAALARPDVLAVATRPTAPDGTPEARAAAAAVLARNGWTPCPERILFAGNGRQAIAGALSALVPPGGRLGVETLTYPLVKTIAERLGAVLVPIATDAEGIRPDALATAHRTAALSAVYVQPTLHNPLAVTAGAARRAAVAEVLESTGLVAVEDTTWAFLAPDAPAPLVAHAPERTLLVDSLSKRLAPGLTVGYLVPPAAYREALARALRSGGWSAAGFALAAAARWSGTGVVEAVVAAKRADAAARHRLVRQVLGGFDISTDPRAYFCWWRLPAPWRAETFVAAAAERGVAVTPGSAFASGARSAPDAVRIGLASPPEEELARALRQLAALAS encoded by the coding sequence GTGCAGGACTTCAGACGGCTCGCCGACGAGATCGCGGCCGACATCGCGGCCGGCCGGCTCCGGCCCGGCGACCGGCTGCCGCCGCAGCGGACGTACGCACGCGGACGCCGGATCGCTCCGTCCACGGCGATAAGGGTCTACGGCGAACTGGTGCGGCGAGGGCTCGTCGTGGGCGAGGTGGGGCGGGGGACGTTCGTCCGCGCGGCGCCCGCGGAGCACGGGGCGTCCGCGCCGCCGGGAACCGCGCTCACCGAGGCGACCGGCGGCGCGCCGGTCAACCTGGAGCTCAACTATCCGGTCGTGGCCGGTCAGTCGGAACTGATGGCGCGGGAACTCGCCGCCCTGGCCCGCCCCGACGTCCTCGCCGTGGCGACCCGGCCGACGGCTCCCGACGGCACCCCCGAAGCGCGTGCCGCCGCGGCCGCCGTGCTCGCCAGGAACGGCTGGACCCCCTGCCCCGAGCGGATCCTCTTCGCGGGCAACGGGCGCCAGGCGATCGCGGGCGCCCTCTCCGCACTGGTGCCGCCCGGCGGCCGGCTCGGCGTCGAGACACTGACGTATCCGCTGGTCAAGACGATCGCCGAACGGCTCGGTGCCGTCCTCGTCCCGATCGCGACCGACGCGGAGGGTATACGGCCCGACGCGCTCGCCACGGCGCACCGCACGGCCGCGCTCTCCGCCGTCTACGTCCAGCCGACCCTGCACAATCCGCTGGCCGTGACCGCGGGCGCGGCGCGGCGGGCCGCCGTCGCGGAGGTGCTGGAGTCGACGGGGCTCGTCGCGGTCGAGGACACCACCTGGGCGTTCCTCGCGCCGGACGCCCCGGCGCCGCTCGTCGCGCACGCGCCCGAACGCACCCTGCTGGTGGACAGCCTCTCCAAGCGGCTCGCACCCGGGCTGACCGTCGGCTACCTCGTCCCGCCCGCCGCGTACCGGGAGGCGCTGGCCCGGGCCCTGCGCTCGGGTGGCTGGAGCGCGGCCGGGTTCGCGCTGGCGGCGGCGGCGCGATGGAGCGGGACGGGCGTCGTCGAAGCGGTGGTCGCGGCCAAGCGGGCCGATGCGGCGGCGCGCCACCGGCTGGTGCGCCAGGTGCTGGGCGGCTTCGACATCAGCACCGATCCGCGGGCGTATTTCTGCTGGTGGCGGCTTCCCGCGCCATGGCGTGCCGAGACGTTCGTCGCGGCCGCGGCGGAACGCGGGGTCGCGGTGACGCCAGGATCGGCCTTCGCGTCCGGTGCGCGCTCGGCGCCGGACGCGGTCAGGATCGGGCTGGCCTCGCCACCGGAGGAGGAGCTGGCGCGGGCGCTGCGGCAGCTGGCCGCCCTGGCCTCGTAG
- the cbiE gene encoding precorrin-6y C5,15-methyltransferase (decarboxylating) subunit CbiE, with product MSADRRPTDPAVSVVGIGADGWDGLSPSARAVLRDADVLIGGARQLGLLPAAECAGERLTWPSPLRPAVPGLLAAHAARRTAVLASGDPMFYGIGRTLAEIAGAGALRVLPHPSSVSYACARLGWPLEETETVTLVGRPPGSLTAALHDGRRVLVLSAGASTPGEVAALLTAKGFGPSRLRVLEQLGSGREHERSGTAEGWDHPPGDPLNVIAVECVRAAGALRLGAVPGLPDEAYENDGQLTKRHVRAATLAALAPAPGELLWDIGGGSGSIAIEWMRTHRSCRAITVERDAGRAERIARNAEALGVPALRVVTAAAPSGLAGLPTPDAVFIGGGLTAPGLLDACWDALPEGGRLVANTVTLESEALLADRYRRHGGELVRLAVAHAVPVGGFTGWRQAMPVTQWTVTKSPDGAST from the coding sequence GTGAGTGCCGACCGTCGTCCGACCGACCCCGCCGTTTCCGTCGTCGGGATCGGTGCCGACGGCTGGGACGGGCTGAGTCCCTCGGCGCGGGCGGTCCTGCGCGACGCCGACGTCCTCATCGGGGGCGCACGACAGCTCGGACTCCTGCCCGCCGCCGAGTGCGCGGGCGAGCGGCTCACCTGGCCGTCACCGCTGAGACCCGCCGTGCCGGGTCTGCTCGCCGCGCACGCAGCACGGCGCACGGCGGTCCTCGCGAGCGGCGACCCGATGTTCTACGGCATCGGCCGCACGCTCGCCGAGATCGCGGGCGCCGGCGCGCTGCGCGTCCTGCCGCATCCGTCCTCCGTCTCGTACGCCTGCGCCCGCCTCGGCTGGCCGCTGGAGGAGACCGAGACCGTGACCCTGGTCGGCAGGCCGCCCGGCTCGCTCACCGCCGCGCTGCACGACGGGCGCCGGGTGCTGGTGCTGAGCGCGGGGGCGTCGACCCCGGGCGAGGTGGCGGCGCTGCTCACCGCGAAGGGCTTCGGTCCGAGCCGGCTGCGGGTGCTGGAACAGCTGGGTTCCGGGCGGGAGCACGAGCGGTCCGGCACCGCCGAGGGGTGGGACCACCCGCCCGGCGACCCGCTCAACGTCATCGCCGTCGAGTGCGTCCGCGCAGCGGGCGCCCTGCGCCTCGGCGCCGTCCCCGGACTGCCGGACGAGGCGTACGAGAACGACGGCCAGCTCACCAAGCGCCATGTGCGGGCCGCGACGCTCGCCGCGCTCGCGCCCGCGCCCGGGGAACTGCTGTGGGACATCGGCGGCGGATCCGGCTCGATCGCGATCGAGTGGATGCGTACGCACCGTTCGTGCCGGGCGATCACGGTCGAACGAGACGCGGGCAGGGCCGAACGCATCGCCCGTAACGCGGAGGCGCTCGGCGTGCCGGCCCTGCGGGTCGTGACCGCCGCCGCGCCTTCGGGGCTCGCGGGACTCCCCACCCCCGACGCGGTGTTCATCGGCGGCGGGCTCACCGCGCCCGGCCTGCTGGACGCCTGCTGGGACGCGCTGCCGGAGGGCGGACGGCTCGTCGCGAACACCGTGACGCTGGAGTCCGAGGCGCTGCTGGCCGACCGCTACCGGCGGCACGGCGGCGAACTGGTACGGCTCGCGGTGGCCCACGCCGTACCCGTCGGCGGCTTCACCGGCTGGCGCCAGGCGATGCCCGTCACGCAATGGACCGTCACCAAATCCCCCGATGGAGCCTCCACATGA
- a CDS encoding MerR family transcriptional regulator yields the protein MGPETGLLTIGAFARASRLSAKTLRRYDEHGLLCPVHVDPFTGYRYYAPAQLEHARLVAWLRRIGMPLARIRSVCELYATDADAAARDIRAYWARVEAETAARRDLAAFLVDRLSTETAGKDDSMSQLNAPLGLRCAARSDRGLVRDTNQDSVYAGPRLLAVADGYGGGGARAGSAAIDALRPLESVSADSGELLNLLTDAVRMANHAVQDLPDSGTTLTALLWTGSRLGLVHIGDTRAYLLRGGQLFRITHDHTVVQSMIDDGSLTEDEARSHPQRALLLKALDGAPSPAVPDLHLHDAQAGDRYVLCTDGLFTVVPEAELRRVSATVADPDEAARALIALANEAGGPDNTGCVVADVVEL from the coding sequence ATGGGGCCGGAGACGGGTCTGCTGACGATCGGAGCGTTCGCACGCGCCTCGCGGCTGTCCGCGAAGACCCTGCGGCGCTACGACGAACACGGCCTGCTGTGTCCGGTCCACGTCGACCCGTTCACCGGCTACCGCTACTACGCCCCGGCCCAGCTGGAACACGCCCGGCTGGTGGCCTGGCTGCGCCGCATCGGCATGCCGCTCGCCCGTATCCGCTCCGTCTGCGAGCTGTACGCGACGGACGCGGACGCGGCGGCGCGGGACATCCGTGCCTACTGGGCGCGGGTGGAGGCCGAGACCGCGGCACGGCGGGACCTCGCGGCCTTCCTCGTCGACCGGCTGTCCACCGAGACAGCAGGGAAGGATGATTCGATGTCGCAGCTCAACGCCCCTCTGGGGCTGCGTTGTGCGGCCCGCTCCGACCGGGGCCTCGTCCGTGACACCAACCAGGACTCCGTGTACGCGGGCCCGCGTCTGCTCGCCGTGGCCGACGGTTACGGCGGCGGGGGCGCGCGGGCCGGCAGCGCGGCGATCGACGCGCTCCGCCCGCTGGAGAGCGTGTCCGCGGACTCCGGCGAACTGCTGAACCTCCTGACCGACGCGGTCCGGATGGCCAACCACGCGGTCCAGGACCTCCCGGACTCCGGCACCACGCTGACCGCCCTGCTGTGGACGGGCTCCCGGCTCGGCCTGGTGCACATCGGCGACACCCGCGCCTATCTGCTGCGCGGCGGGCAGCTCTTCCGTATCACCCACGACCACACGGTCGTCCAGTCGATGATCGACGACGGCAGCCTCACCGAGGACGAGGCCCGCTCCCACCCCCAACGGGCCCTGCTCCTCAAGGCACTCGACGGCGCTCCGTCCCCCGCGGTCCCCGATCTGCATCTGCACGACGCCCAGGCCGGCGACCGCTACGTCCTGTGCACCGACGGCCTCTTCACCGTCGTCCCCGAGGCGGAGCTGCGCCGTGTGTCGGCGACGGTCGCCGACCCCGACGAGGCGGCACGGGCGTTGATCGCGCTGGCCAACGAGGCGGGCGGACCGGACAACACGGGGTGTGTGGTGGCGGACGTGGTGGAGCTGTGA
- a CDS encoding ABC transporter permease, whose amino-acid sequence MSTTATQEAEDVTFAGPRTEDLAALLVAKERPPRPSALSASMTFGWRAMLKIKHVPEQLFDVTAFPIMMVLMYTYLFGGALAGSVDAYIQFLLPGILVMSVVMITMYTGVAINTDIDKGVFDRFRTLPIWRPAPMVGYLLGDVVRYVIASAVMLTVGVIIGYRPEGGFVGVLLGVALLLVFSFAFSWIWTMFGLLLRTEKSVMGVSMMVIFPLTFLSNVFVDPKTMPGWLQAFVNNSPVTHLATAVRELMAGNWPAAEIAWTLGWGALFVIGFGAVTMRLYNRK is encoded by the coding sequence ATGAGCACCACGGCCACGCAGGAGGCCGAGGACGTCACCTTCGCCGGCCCGAGAACCGAGGATCTGGCCGCCCTCCTCGTCGCCAAGGAGCGCCCGCCGCGGCCGAGCGCCCTCTCGGCGTCGATGACCTTCGGCTGGCGGGCCATGCTCAAGATCAAGCATGTGCCGGAGCAACTCTTCGACGTCACGGCGTTCCCGATCATGATGGTGCTGATGTACACGTACCTCTTCGGAGGGGCGCTGGCCGGCTCGGTCGACGCGTACATCCAGTTCCTGCTGCCGGGCATCCTCGTGATGAGCGTCGTGATGATCACGATGTACACGGGCGTGGCCATCAACACCGACATCGACAAGGGTGTCTTCGACCGCTTCCGTACGCTGCCGATCTGGCGGCCCGCGCCGATGGTCGGGTATCTCCTCGGCGACGTGGTCCGCTACGTCATCGCGTCCGCCGTGATGCTGACGGTCGGCGTGATCATCGGCTACCGGCCGGAGGGCGGGTTCGTCGGTGTGCTGCTCGGCGTCGCGCTGCTGCTCGTCTTCTCCTTCGCCTTCTCCTGGATCTGGACGATGTTCGGGCTGCTGCTGCGCACGGAGAAGTCCGTGATGGGCGTCAGCATGATGGTGATCTTCCCGCTGACCTTCCTGAGCAACGTCTTCGTCGACCCGAAGACGATGCCGGGCTGGCTGCAGGCCTTCGTCAACAACAGCCCGGTCACCCATCTGGCCACGGCGGTACGGGAGCTGATGGCGGGCAACTGGCCGGCGGCGGAGATCGCCTGGACGCTGGGCTGGGGCGCGCTCTTCGTGATCGGCTTCGGCGCGGTCACGATGCGGCTCTACAACCGGAAGTGA
- a CDS encoding DUF6126 family protein — MSDSERWKERGVALRVFVYVFATHAFAGFVWLLFYVGEHARK; from the coding sequence ATGAGCGACAGCGAGCGCTGGAAGGAGCGCGGCGTCGCGCTGCGCGTCTTCGTGTACGTCTTCGCCACGCACGCGTTCGCGGGCTTCGTCTGGCTGCTCTTCTACGTGGGCGAGCACGCCCGGAAGTGA
- a CDS encoding FMN reductase gives MEQLKLVAVSAGLSSPSSTRLLADRLADAAQERLAEQDRKVEVEVVELRDLATAIANNLVTGFPSPALGAAIDAVTGADGVITVTPVFTASYSGLFKSFFDLIDPQALTGKPVLIAATGGTARHSLVLDHALRPLFAYLRALVVPTAVYAASEDWGSGGDEYTEGLPARIRRAGGELAGLMVTTRDARDARAEESGELTEYERQLADLRFD, from the coding sequence ATGGAGCAGCTGAAGCTCGTCGCCGTATCGGCGGGGCTGAGCAGCCCCTCGTCGACCCGGCTGCTGGCCGACCGGCTGGCGGACGCGGCGCAGGAGCGGCTCGCCGAGCAGGACCGCAAGGTGGAGGTCGAGGTCGTCGAACTCCGCGACCTGGCCACCGCCATCGCCAACAACCTGGTGACCGGCTTTCCGTCGCCCGCACTCGGGGCCGCGATCGACGCGGTGACGGGTGCGGACGGTGTGATCACCGTGACGCCGGTCTTCACGGCCTCGTACAGCGGGCTGTTCAAGTCGTTCTTCGACCTGATCGACCCGCAGGCGCTGACCGGAAAGCCGGTGCTGATCGCGGCCACCGGCGGCACCGCCCGCCACTCGCTCGTCCTCGACCACGCGCTGCGGCCGCTCTTCGCGTATCTGCGGGCGCTGGTCGTACCGACCGCCGTGTACGCGGCGTCGGAGGACTGGGGCTCGGGCGGCGACGAGTACACCGAGGGCCTGCCCGCGCGGATACGCAGGGCCGGCGGTGAACTGGCCGGGCTGATGGTCACCACCCGGGATGCTCGCGACGCACGGGCTGAGGAGTCCGGCGAACTGACGGAGTACGAGCGGCAACTGGCGGACCTGCGCTTCGACTGA
- a CDS encoding ATP-binding cassette domain-containing protein, translated as MSTDLAIETTGLVKVFGDNRAVDGVDLRVPAGTVYGLLGPNGAGKTTTVKVLATLLRPDGGEARVFGHDVLKDADAVRGRVSLTGQYASVDEDLTGTENLLLLGRLLGHGKPAARDRAAQLLSAFGLSDAADRQVKNYSGGMRRRIDIAASILSTPDLLFLDEPTTGLDPRSRNQVWDIVRAVVAQGTTVLLTTQYLDEADQLASRIAVIDHGRVIAEGTKGELKASVGSGAVHVRLRDAHQRPDAERVLTVALNATVQLDPDPVALTARVNGHGTELGAAEQAASALAELAREGITVDNFSLGQPSLDEVFLALTDRRPDTGTAGTAANAENAETTEKEPAA; from the coding sequence ATGAGTACAGATCTGGCCATCGAGACGACCGGCCTGGTGAAGGTGTTCGGCGACAACCGGGCCGTCGACGGCGTCGACCTCCGCGTCCCCGCCGGCACCGTCTACGGCCTCCTGGGCCCGAACGGAGCGGGCAAGACGACCACGGTGAAGGTGCTGGCCACCCTGCTGAGACCGGACGGCGGTGAGGCGCGGGTCTTCGGCCACGACGTGCTGAAGGACGCCGACGCCGTACGCGGCAGGGTCAGCCTGACCGGGCAGTACGCCTCGGTCGACGAGGACCTGACCGGCACCGAGAACCTGCTGCTGCTCGGCCGGCTGCTCGGCCACGGCAAGCCGGCCGCGCGGGACCGCGCCGCCCAGCTGCTGAGCGCCTTCGGGCTGTCCGACGCCGCCGACCGCCAGGTGAAGAACTACTCGGGCGGTATGCGGCGCCGTATCGACATCGCCGCGTCCATCCTCAGCACGCCCGACCTGCTGTTCCTGGACGAGCCGACGACCGGACTCGACCCGCGCAGCCGCAACCAGGTCTGGGACATCGTGCGGGCCGTCGTGGCCCAGGGCACGACGGTGCTGCTGACCACGCAGTATCTGGACGAGGCCGACCAGCTGGCGTCCCGTATCGCCGTCATCGACCACGGCAGGGTGATCGCCGAGGGCACCAAGGGCGAGCTGAAGGCGTCGGTCGGCTCGGGCGCCGTCCACGTCCGGCTGCGCGACGCCCACCAGCGCCCGGACGCCGAGCGCGTCCTGACCGTCGCACTGAACGCGACGGTCCAGCTCGACCCGGACCCGGTCGCCCTCACGGCCCGGGTCAACGGCCACGGCACGGAGCTCGGCGCCGCGGAACAGGCCGCTTCGGCACTGGCCGAACTGGCCCGGGAGGGCATCACCGTCGACAACTTCTCGCTGGGCCAGCCCAGCCTGGACGAGGTCTTCCTCGCCCTCACCGACCGCAGGCCCGACACGGGGACCGCGGGGACCGCGGCGAACGCCGAGAACGCGGAGACCACCGAGAAGGAGCCCGCCGCATGA
- a CDS encoding cation:proton antiporter, which yields MHNTTSLLIELGAIILTLGLIGRFAGRIGLSPVPLYLLSGLAFGTGGLLPLSASEDFIAAGAEIGVILLLLLLGLEYSASELVTSLRTQYPSGLVDFVLNALPGAGAALLLGWGPVGAVALAGVTWISSSGVIAKVLTDLGRLGNRETPVILGVLVIEDLSMAVYLPLLTALLAGLGLAGGSITLLIAVGTVSVVLYLAIRHGRMISRAVSSDNPELLLLVVLGLTLLVAGLAQELQVSAAVGAFLVGIALSGEVAEGARRLLSPLRDLFAAVFFVFFGLSTDPTAIPPVLLPALLLALATTVTKIATGWYAARRAGIGSRGRLRAGGALVARGEFSIVIAGLAVAVEPRIGPLATAYVLILVILGPLTARWTEPTVRRVQSWLRHGPSPLPPHGTACEAAPDEVASSRRSG from the coding sequence GTGCACAACACGACCTCCCTGCTCATCGAACTCGGCGCGATCATCCTGACGCTCGGACTGATCGGCCGGTTCGCCGGACGCATCGGGCTCTCCCCGGTACCGCTCTATCTGCTGTCCGGTCTCGCGTTCGGCACGGGCGGCCTGCTGCCGCTCAGCGCCAGCGAGGACTTCATCGCCGCAGGCGCCGAGATCGGCGTGATCCTGCTGCTTCTGCTGCTCGGCCTGGAGTACAGCGCGTCCGAGCTGGTGACGAGCCTGCGCACCCAGTACCCGTCGGGCCTCGTGGACTTCGTCCTCAACGCCCTGCCCGGCGCGGGCGCGGCGCTGCTGCTCGGCTGGGGGCCGGTGGGCGCCGTGGCACTCGCCGGAGTCACCTGGATCTCCTCCTCGGGCGTGATCGCGAAGGTCCTGACGGACCTGGGACGGCTCGGCAACCGCGAGACCCCGGTGATCCTCGGCGTCCTCGTCATCGAGGACCTGTCGATGGCCGTCTATCTGCCCCTGCTCACGGCGCTGCTCGCCGGCCTCGGCCTGGCCGGCGGCAGCATCACTCTGCTGATCGCCGTGGGCACGGTCTCCGTCGTCCTGTACCTCGCGATCCGCCACGGCCGGATGATCAGCCGCGCCGTCTCCTCCGACAACCCGGAGCTGCTGCTCCTGGTGGTGCTGGGTCTCACCCTGCTGGTCGCCGGGCTGGCGCAGGAGCTGCAGGTGTCGGCGGCGGTGGGCGCGTTCCTGGTCGGCATCGCGCTGTCGGGCGAGGTCGCGGAGGGTGCGCGCCGGCTGCTCAGCCCGCTGCGGGACCTCTTCGCGGCGGTCTTCTTCGTCTTCTTCGGGCTGTCGACCGATCCCACCGCGATCCCGCCGGTCCTGCTGCCCGCGCTGCTGCTGGCGCTGGCGACCACCGTCACCAAGATCGCCACCGGCTGGTACGCGGCCCGGCGGGCCGGCATCGGCTCGCGCGGCCGGCTCCGGGCGGGCGGCGCGCTCGTCGCCCGCGGCGAGTTCTCGATCGTCATCGCGGGTCTCGCGGTCGCCGTCGAGCCACGGATCGGGCCGCTCGCCACCGCGTACGTGCTGATCCTGGTGATCCTCGGCCCGCTCACCGCCCGCTGGACGGAGCCCACGGTCCGTCGCGTCCAGTCCTGGCTCCGGCACGGGCCGAGCCCGCTGCCACCGCACGGCACGGCGTGCGAGGCGGCGCCGGACGAGGTCGCGTCGTCGCGGCGGAGCGGCTGA
- a CDS encoding alpha/beta fold hydrolase — protein sequence MPSALIDAPATGHEPLVVGYEDKGSGPALVLVHGHPFDRTMWAPQLAAFSATHRVVTPDLRGYGTSSVVPGVTLLGDFATDLAALLDHLGIRRFVLGGLSMGGQIAMECYRLFPERIAGLVLADTFPAAETDEGRARRNAMADRLLAEGMRGYADEVRDRMVAPYNTAASETVHRMMLAAPPEGAAAALRGRAERPDYRALLTGVAVPALVVVGRDDAYTPVADAEAMHAALPDSTLRVIEGAAHMPNLERPEEFNAALRAYLERLN from the coding sequence ATGCCCTCCGCACTCATCGACGCCCCGGCCACCGGTCACGAACCCCTGGTCGTCGGCTACGAGGACAAGGGTTCCGGTCCCGCCCTGGTCCTCGTCCACGGCCACCCCTTCGACCGCACCATGTGGGCGCCGCAGCTCGCGGCCTTCTCCGCCACGCACCGGGTCGTCACTCCCGACCTGCGCGGCTACGGCACCTCGTCCGTCGTCCCCGGCGTCACCCTGCTCGGCGACTTCGCCACCGATCTGGCCGCGCTGCTCGACCACCTCGGCATCCGGCGCTTCGTCCTCGGCGGCCTCTCCATGGGCGGCCAGATCGCGATGGAGTGCTACCGCCTCTTCCCGGAACGGATCGCCGGACTGGTGCTCGCCGACACCTTCCCCGCCGCCGAGACCGACGAGGGCAGGGCGCGGCGCAACGCCATGGCGGACCGGTTGCTCGCGGAGGGGATGCGCGGATACGCGGACGAGGTACGGGACCGGATGGTCGCCCCGTACAACACCGCGGCCTCGGAGACCGTCCACCGGATGATGCTCGCGGCGCCGCCGGAGGGCGCGGCGGCCGCGCTGCGCGGGCGGGCCGAGCGGCCCGACTACCGCGCGTTGCTCACCGGGGTCGCGGTGCCGGCGCTGGTGGTCGTGGGCCGGGACGACGCGTACACCCCGGTGGCGGACGCCGAGGCGATGCACGCGGCCCTCCCTGACTCGACGCTCCGCGTCATCGAGGGGGCCGCCCATATGCCGAACCTGGAGCGGCCCGAGGAGTTCAACGCGGCACTGCGGGCGTACCTCGAACGGCTCAACTGA
- a CDS encoding LLM class flavin-dependent oxidoreductase, producing MQFGIFTVGDATTDPTNGRTPTENERIKAMVAIALKAEEVGLDVFATGEHHNPPFVPSSPTTMLGHIAARTENLILSTSTTLITTNDPVKIAEDYAMLQHLADGRVDLMMGRGNTGPVYPWFGQDIRQGIPLAIENYALLRRLWREDVVDWEGKFRTPLQGFTSTPRPLDGVPPFVWHGSIRSPEIAEQAAYYGDGFFHNNIFWPAEHTKRMVELYRKRYAHYGHGTPEQAIVGLGGQVFMRKNSQDAVREFRPYFDNAPVYGHGPSMEDFIEQTPLTVGSPQQVIDRTLGFRESVGDYQRQLFLMDHAGLPLKTVLEQLDILGEEVVPVLRKEFANLRPAGVPDAPVHPAVAARRTATTPDATPATPAATPAKEA from the coding sequence ATGCAGTTCGGGATCTTCACCGTCGGTGACGCGACCACCGATCCGACCAACGGCCGGACCCCGACCGAGAACGAGCGGATCAAGGCGATGGTCGCCATCGCGCTGAAGGCCGAGGAGGTCGGACTCGACGTCTTCGCGACCGGCGAGCACCACAACCCGCCGTTCGTGCCGTCGTCGCCGACCACCATGCTGGGCCACATCGCGGCGCGCACCGAGAACCTGATCCTGTCCACGTCCACGACGCTGATCACCACCAACGACCCGGTGAAGATCGCCGAGGACTACGCGATGCTCCAGCACCTCGCGGACGGCCGGGTCGACCTGATGATGGGCCGCGGCAACACCGGACCGGTCTACCCGTGGTTCGGTCAGGACATCCGTCAGGGCATCCCGCTCGCCATCGAGAACTACGCCCTTCTCCGCAGGCTGTGGCGGGAGGACGTCGTCGACTGGGAGGGCAAGTTCCGTACGCCGTTGCAGGGCTTCACGTCCACGCCGCGGCCGCTGGACGGCGTCCCGCCCTTCGTGTGGCACGGCTCGATCCGCTCGCCGGAGATCGCCGAGCAGGCCGCGTACTACGGCGACGGCTTCTTCCACAACAACATCTTCTGGCCCGCGGAGCACACGAAGCGGATGGTCGAGCTGTACCGCAAGCGGTACGCGCACTACGGGCACGGCACCCCGGAGCAGGCGATCGTCGGCCTCGGCGGACAGGTGTTCATGCGGAAGAACTCGCAGGACGCGGTCCGGGAGTTCCGCCCGTACTTCGACAACGCGCCCGTCTACGGGCACGGCCCGTCGATGGAGGACTTCATCGAGCAGACACCGCTGACCGTCGGCTCCCCTCAGCAGGTCATCGACCGGACCCTCGGCTTCCGGGAGTCCGTGGGCGACTACCAGCGCCAGCTGTTCCTGATGGACCACGCGGGCCTTCCGCTGAAGACCGTCCTGGAGCAGCTCGACATCCTCGGCGAGGAGGTCGTGCCGGTGCTGCGCAAGGAGTTCGCCAACCTGCGGCCCGCCGGGGTCCCCGATGCGCCGGTCCACCCGGCCGTCGCCGCCCGCCGGACCGCCACCACCCCCGACGCCACTCCCGCCACTCCTGCCGCCACTCCCGCCAAGGAGGCCTGA